In Zea mays cultivar B73 chromosome 7, Zm-B73-REFERENCE-NAM-5.0, whole genome shotgun sequence, the following proteins share a genomic window:
- the LOC111274022 gene encoding Probable carboxylesterase 15-like codes for MSSSAPQTEPHVVEDCRGVLQLMSDGTVRRSAEPPALFSAVDVSEDECGVEWKDVTWDPAHGLNARLYRPRHLGAANDARIPVVAYFHGGGFCIGSGRWPNFHAWCLRLCSELPAVVLSFDYRLAPEHRLPAAQEDGARAMSWLRSAAAGGGDPWLADAADFARVFVAGDSAGGNIAHHVAVGLGRAGLGPGVRIRGALLLAPAMAGDARTRAEQLECPRDAFLTTEMCDRYARLALPEGASRDDSVLSPAGPRAPGLEAVEMAPVLVVAGGRDVLRDRNAQYARRMKEEWGKEVEYVEVAGADHGFFVVDPWSERADELVRIVRRFVVDHMDTE; via the coding sequence ATGTCGTCGTCGGCGCCGCAGACGGAGCCGCACGTGGTGGAGGACTGCCGCGGCGTGCTGCAGCTGATGAGCGACGGCACGGTGCGGCGCAGCGCGGAGCCTCCGGCGCTGTTCTCGGCGGTGGACGTCTCGGAAGACGAGTGCGGCGTGGAGTGGAAGGACGTGACGTGGGACCCGGCGCACGGCCTGAACGCGCGCCTGTACCGGCCGCGGCACCTGGGCGCGGCCAACGACGCGCGGATCCCCGTGGTGGCCTACTTCCACGGCGGCGGCTTCTGCATCGGGTCCGGGCGGTGGCCCAACTTCCACGCCTGGTGCCTCCGCCTGTGCTCCGAGCTCCCCGCCGTGGTGCTCTCCTTCGACTACCGCCTGGCGCCCGAGCACCGGCTCCCGGCCGCCCAGGAGGACGGCGCCAGGGCCATGTCCTGGCTGCGctccgccgccgccggcggcggcgaCCCCTGGCTCGCCGACGCGGCCGACTTCGCGCGCGTCTTCGTGGCGGGCGACTCGGCGGGCGGCAACATCGCCCACCACGTCGCGGTCGGGCTCGGCAGGGCCGGCCTGGGACCCGGCGTCCGGATCCGCGGCGCGCTCCTCCTGGcgccggccatggccggcgacgCCCGCACGCGCGCGGAGCAGCTGGAGTGCCCGCGCGACGCGTTCCTCACCACCGAGATGTGCGACAGGTACGCGCGGCTGGCGCTGCCCGAGGGCGCCAGCAGGGACGACTCGGTGCTCAGCCCGGCGGGGCCGCGGGCGCCCGGGCTGGAGGCCGTGGAGATGGCCCCCGTGCTGGTGGTGGCCGGCGGGCGCGACGTGCTGAGGGACCGGAACGCGCAGTACGCGCGGCGGATGAAGGAGGAGTGGGGCAAGGAGGTGGAGTACGTGGAGGTCGCCGGCGCCGACCACGGCTTCTTCGTGGTGGACCCCTGGTCGGAGCGCGCCGACGAGCTCGTCCGCATCGTGCGCCGGTTCGTCGTGGACCACATGGACACGGAGTAG